A genomic stretch from Thalassophryne amazonica chromosome 18, fThaAma1.1, whole genome shotgun sequence includes:
- the LOC117530889 gene encoding mitotic checkpoint protein BUB3: MTGSNEYKLNQGPEDGISAVKFSPSTSQFLLVSSWDCTVRLYDVGGNSMRMKYQHTAPVLDCAFYDPTHSWSGGLDAQLKTHDLNTDQDTVVGTHDAPIRCVEYCPEVNVMVTGSWDRSVRLWDPRTPCNAGTFTQPEKVYTLSVAGDRLIVGTAGRRVLVWDLRNMGYVQQRRESSLKYQTRCIRAFPNKQGYVLSSIEGRVAVEYLDPSQEVQKKKYAFKCHRLKEEGIEHVYPVNAISFHNVHNTFATGGSDGFVNIWDPFNKKRLCQFHRYPTSIASLAFNNDGSMLAIAASYMHEKGDISHPEDAIFIRQVTDAETKPKST, from the exons ATGACTGGGTCAAATGAGTACAAGTTGAACCAGGGCCCAGAAGATGGCATTTCTGCTGTCAAGTTCAGCCCCAGCACATCCCAGTTCCTGCTTGTTTCCTCCTGGGACTGCACTGTCCGCCTGTATGATGTGGGAGGCAACTCCATGCGAATGAAGTACCAGCATACAGCTCCAGTTCTGGATTGTGCTTTTTAT GACCCAACACATTCCTGGAGCGGTGGTTTAGATGCACAGTTAAAAACTCATGATTTGAACACTGACCAAG ATACAGTAGTTGGAACACATGATGCTCCCATTCGCTGTGTGGAATACTGCCCTGAGGTTAACGTCATGGTAACGGGTAGCTGGGACAGGTCAGTTCGGTTGTGGGACCCAAGGACACCTTGTAACGCAGGCACCTTCACTCAGCCTGAAAAG GTTTACACCCTCTCTGTGGCTGGGGATAGGCTGATTGTTGGCACAGCTGGAAGACGAGTGCTGGTGTGGGATTTGAGGAACATGGGCTACGTACAGCAGAGACGAGAGTCCAGTCTCAAGTATCAAACTCGGTGCATTAGAGCCTTCCCAAATAAACAG GGCTATGTTTTGAGTTCAATCGAGGGCCGTGTTGCTGTGGAATACTTAGACCCAAGTCAGGAGGTTCAGAAGAAGAAGTATGCCTTTAAATGCCACAGACTGAAGGAGGAAGGAATTGAGCATGTTTATCCTGTCAATGCCATCTCATTTCATAATGTTCATAACACCTTTGCCACAG GTGGCTCAGATGGCTTTGTGAACATATGGGACCCGTTCAACAAAAAACGGCTGTGTCAATTCCACCGCTACCCAACCAGCATTGCCTCGCTGGCCTTCAATAACGACGGCAGCATGCTTGCTATCGCTGCCTCCTATATGCATGAGAAGGGAGACATCAGTCACCCAGAAGATGCCATTTTCATTCGACAGGTTACAGATGCTGAGACCAAGCCCAA